The following proteins are co-located in the bacterium genome:
- a CDS encoding phosphoenolpyruvate synthase, producing the protein MLSDYIRWLEDVSHEDTAEVGGKNASLGELFRELTKDGIQVPYGFVITASAYRRFLRVAQIEARIMQLLSVLDTKDLSDLQKRARAIRELIISASFDDVLRGEITQAYAHLCKESGSPVDVAVRSSATAEDLPEASFAGQQESFLNVSGERALLQACKQCFASLFTERAISYRVEQGFDQDDIALSVGVQRMVRADLACSGVVFTLDPDSGFQDVVLITGVHGLGEPLVQGKISPDEFYVFKPTLRDGYRAILAKNLGTKWNKMVYSESGQATTTTIRASYAERSRFVLNDDEVLLLAEWACRIEDHFSKKLGRPAPMDIEWAKDGNDGKLYVVQARPETVVSQREQHLLQTYRLKQVGEVLLSGQAIGQRVGHGAVRVCPDISRMCEFQQGEILVADTTDPDWEPLMEKASAIITNRGGRTSHAAIVSRELGVPCVVGTEFATDTLRDGQEVTVSCSEGEVGKVYKGLIEFEVEEVSLPSLPTTSTKVCLNVSEPRKAFTHAALPNDGVGLTRIEFILGSYIGIHPRALIDFEQIKDPITRREIEKLTWSYPRKAEFFIERLAQGVAMIAAAFYPKPVIVRCSDLKSNEYARLLGGEQFEPAEENPMLGWRGASRYYDERFRSCFELECEAIKRVFYTLGLKNIILMVPFCRTPEEGRKIIELFNDFGIHQSDIPIYGMCEIPSNILLADEFLEIFDGLSIGSNDLTQLVLGVDRDSALVAHLFSEVEPSVQKLIREVIQSAHRHGKYIGLCGDAPSSNPDILRFLVEEGIDAISVTPDVLLKTRIAVSALEDETKPESSVSLAQVQVQ; encoded by the coding sequence ATTTTGAGTGACTATATTCGGTGGCTAGAGGACGTTTCTCATGAAGATACTGCTGAGGTAGGAGGAAAGAACGCTTCTCTTGGAGAACTGTTTCGAGAATTAACAAAAGACGGCATACAAGTGCCCTATGGATTCGTCATTACCGCAAGTGCCTATCGTAGGTTTCTCCGGGTTGCTCAGATTGAGGCTCGTATCATGCAGCTTCTTTCAGTGCTTGATACAAAAGATCTTTCTGATCTGCAAAAACGTGCACGAGCAATACGTGAGTTAATTATATCTGCTAGTTTTGATGATGTATTGAGGGGTGAGATTACTCAAGCATATGCGCATCTTTGCAAAGAGTCTGGCTCACCTGTTGATGTAGCTGTTCGTAGTTCTGCTACTGCTGAGGATCTTCCCGAGGCAAGCTTTGCAGGGCAGCAAGAGAGTTTTTTGAATGTCTCCGGGGAGCGAGCGTTACTTCAGGCCTGTAAGCAGTGTTTTGCATCTCTATTTACGGAAAGGGCGATTTCATATCGAGTTGAGCAAGGCTTTGATCAAGATGATATTGCTCTCTCAGTAGGTGTACAGCGCATGGTCCGTGCAGACCTTGCTTGCTCAGGAGTCGTCTTCACACTTGATCCAGATTCTGGATTTCAAGACGTCGTACTTATAACTGGGGTGCACGGTCTTGGTGAGCCATTAGTGCAGGGAAAAATTTCACCAGATGAGTTTTATGTTTTTAAGCCAACGCTCCGTGATGGATATCGTGCAATTCTTGCCAAAAATCTTGGTACAAAGTGGAATAAGATGGTCTATTCTGAATCAGGTCAAGCTACCACAACAACAATACGTGCTTCCTATGCTGAGCGCTCACGTTTTGTATTAAATGATGATGAGGTGCTCTTACTCGCTGAATGGGCATGCCGAATAGAGGATCATTTTTCTAAGAAACTTGGGCGACCGGCTCCCATGGATATAGAATGGGCAAAAGATGGTAATGATGGAAAGTTATATGTCGTGCAAGCAAGACCCGAAACGGTAGTCTCTCAGCGCGAGCAACATCTGCTCCAAACATATCGACTAAAGCAAGTGGGGGAGGTTCTCCTGAGTGGACAAGCTATTGGTCAGCGAGTCGGTCATGGAGCAGTACGGGTATGTCCTGATATATCTCGAATGTGTGAATTTCAGCAAGGTGAGATCCTTGTGGCAGATACAACCGATCCTGATTGGGAACCTCTCATGGAGAAAGCGAGTGCTATTATTACGAATCGTGGTGGACGCACGAGTCATGCGGCGATCGTTAGTAGAGAACTTGGTGTTCCTTGCGTTGTTGGAACAGAGTTTGCCACTGACACGCTCCGAGATGGTCAAGAAGTAACCGTATCGTGCTCGGAAGGAGAGGTAGGAAAGGTGTATAAGGGTCTCATTGAATTTGAGGTGGAGGAAGTCTCCCTTCCAAGTTTGCCTACAACGAGTACGAAAGTCTGTTTAAATGTTAGCGAGCCTCGTAAAGCATTTACCCATGCAGCATTGCCGAATGACGGAGTTGGTCTAACGAGAATTGAATTCATTCTTGGCTCATACATCGGCATTCATCCACGGGCCCTGATTGATTTCGAGCAGATTAAAGATCCCATAACCCGAAGAGAGATTGAGAAGCTCACCTGGAGCTATCCTCGTAAAGCAGAGTTCTTCATAGAGCGCTTGGCTCAGGGAGTCGCCATGATAGCAGCAGCGTTCTATCCAAAGCCTGTGATCGTACGATGTAGTGATTTGAAATCAAATGAGTATGCCAGACTTCTCGGAGGAGAACAGTTCGAACCAGCGGAGGAAAATCCGATGCTCGGATGGCGAGGCGCTTCGAGATACTATGATGAAAGATTCCGTTCTTGTTTTGAGCTTGAATGCGAGGCGATTAAGAGAGTCTTTTATACTCTTGGCCTCAAAAATATTATACTGATGGTTCCATTTTGTCGCACGCCAGAGGAGGGGAGAAAGATTATTGAACTCTTTAATGATTTTGGGATTCATCAAAGTGATATTCCCATTTATGGTATGTGTGAGATTCCCTCGAATATACTCTTGGCGGATGAGTTTCTTGAAATATTTGACGGACTGAGTATTGGTTCTAATGATCTGACACAGCTCGTGCTTGGCGTCGATAGGGATTCTGCATTAGTAGCTCACCTCTTTTCAGAGGTAGAGCCATCTGTTCAAAAGCTCATACGAGAAGTGATTCAGTCTGCACATCGGCATGGAAAATACATTGGACTTTGTGGAGATGCACCCTCTTCGAATCCAGATATCCTTCGTTTTCTCGTTGAAGAGGGTATTGATGCTATTTCAGTTACACCAGATGTTCTCCTGAAGACGCGTATCGCTGTTTCTGCACTAGAAGATGAGACGAAACCTGAATCATCTGTGTCTTTGGCGCAGGTTCAAGTTCAATAA
- a CDS encoding class I SAM-dependent methyltransferase, with protein sequence MGFLIEKQAQQDITHSPQLRVVSSKALPVVPIAAHRLLQQIHYGTLRIVFPNGKTQTYGRQNSGYDCTWRIHNENLFIRLIQQGSLGLGESYMDGEWEILHGSLGDFFCILFQNKLWEHIREDIQTRLRILLQHLLRSPTRLTSSSKNVRDHYDLGNTFFSYMLDRSMTYSCGYQRSPDETLFEIQQNKYSLIADKLAIRDSDASLVDVGCGWGGMLHYITQRFANIHATGITLSQKQYHYVKNVLGPKGMSNRAKALLLDYRELDGTFDYFVSIGMFEHVGRQSYSQFMGMIRRVLRPGGRGLLHTISTASAPEEGSDPWLMKYIFPGGYLPRLEEITYEMRRAGLIITHIENLREHYVHTIAHWRANFNKHREQVLKLGGQYSERFMRMWEFYLYSVEASFRTGPCQLYQVLFQKEA encoded by the coding sequence GTGGGATTTTTAATTGAAAAACAGGCGCAACAGGATATTACGCATAGTCCCCAACTGCGAGTAGTATCATCAAAAGCTCTTCCCGTAGTTCCAATTGCTGCACACAGATTACTGCAGCAGATTCATTATGGGACATTACGAATCGTGTTTCCCAACGGAAAAACGCAAACATATGGGCGACAAAACTCTGGCTATGATTGCACTTGGCGTATTCATAACGAGAACCTCTTTATACGGCTTATCCAACAAGGCTCACTTGGCCTCGGAGAGAGCTACATGGATGGAGAATGGGAGATTCTCCATGGATCTCTTGGAGATTTTTTCTGCATTTTATTTCAGAATAAGCTGTGGGAGCATATTCGAGAAGACATACAAACACGGCTACGCATTTTGTTGCAGCATCTCCTTCGAAGTCCAACCCGACTGACTTCGAGCAGCAAGAATGTTAGAGATCATTATGACCTTGGAAACACCTTCTTTTCATATATGCTCGATAGGTCAATGACATACTCATGTGGCTATCAACGTTCACCTGATGAAACACTTTTCGAGATTCAACAAAATAAATATTCCCTGATTGCAGATAAGCTTGCCATTAGAGATAGCGATGCATCTCTCGTTGATGTTGGATGTGGCTGGGGTGGCATGCTTCATTATATTACTCAACGCTTTGCAAATATTCATGCCACAGGCATTACCCTGAGCCAAAAACAATATCACTATGTAAAGAATGTCCTCGGCCCAAAAGGAATGTCCAATCGAGCCAAGGCACTTCTTCTTGACTATCGCGAACTCGATGGGACCTTTGATTACTTTGTAAGCATCGGCATGTTTGAACATGTGGGGAGACAATCGTATTCACAATTCATGGGGATGATTCGACGAGTGCTTCGCCCTGGTGGACGTGGGCTTCTCCATACAATTTCTACGGCTAGTGCCCCCGAGGAAGGTTCCGACCCATGGCTTATGAAATATATTTTTCCAGGTGGTTATCTTCCAAGACTTGAGGAGATTACTTATGAGATGCGAAGAGCAGGGCTTATCATCACTCATATTGAAAATCTTCGTGAGCACTATGTCCATACAATTGCTCATTGGAGAGCAAATTTCAATAAACATCGAGAACAGGTTCTTAAGCTTGGAGGACAGTATAGCGAGCGCTTCATGAGAATGTGGGAATTTTATCTCTACAGTGTGGAAGCGAGCTTTCGAACGGGGCCATGTCAACTCTATCAAGTTCTATTTCAGAAAGAGGCGTAA